Proteins encoded within one genomic window of Candidatus Fusobacterium pullicola:
- a CDS encoding DUF2786 domain-containing protein, with translation MKNKLEKLRKLRSLAEDTSTTLFERELAHQKYVEYKNKYSLDDTEIERDFVFIKVSDQHELKLLYAIVDSFNIEMYQLKKHSKLKVYFYATKSEYLAIKDEYDWHRSKLIHILEGTTIKYLHSQVIVPVENKNSNIKYNEEFLKAYHGNSWLDKERYKNKLKLEN, from the coding sequence ATGAAAAATAAACTAGAAAAATTAAGAAAACTTAGAAGTCTTGCAGAAGATACTAGCACTACTCTTTTTGAAAGAGAACTAGCTCATCAAAAATACGTTGAGTATAAAAATAAATATAGTCTAGATGATACTGAAATCGAAAGAGATTTTGTTTTTATAAAAGTATCTGACCAGCACGAATTAAAATTATTATATGCTATTGTAGATAGCTTTAATATAGAAATGTATCAATTAAAAAAACATTCTAAATTAAAAGTATATTTTTATGCAACTAAATCAGAATACCTTGCTATAAAAGATGAGTATGACTGGCATCGTTCAAAATTAATTCATATTTTAGAAGGGACTACTATTAAATATTTGCATTCTCAAGTCATAGTCCCAGTTGAAAATAAAAATTCTAATATAAAATATAATGAAGAATTTTTGAAAGCTTATCACGGAAATTCCTGGCTAGATAAAGAAAGGTATAAAAATAAATTAAAGCTTGAGAACTAA
- a CDS encoding ParA family protein, giving the protein MNKVVLIKANKGGVGKSWITLQLAHKMVIDGKKVIIITSDSQNNILDFSGNASLTPLGLDEWLKGENGGFTELRKNLYYIPFNSTMLEEELEVKFESFMNVLKSEFDYIFIDSTPVLNLDKKFIELADEVVIPTFLDNVTIGSIATLMEQIEPKNKVKAIIPNRAGRNKIEKEYYENLKDTVSQNILLTVPIRQSTFISKAIDDGKTIWEYRAKKARTLQKLFLQILEVL; this is encoded by the coding sequence ATGAATAAAGTGGTACTAATAAAAGCCAATAAGGGAGGAGTAGGCAAGAGTTGGATAACTCTTCAATTGGCTCACAAAATGGTAATAGATGGAAAAAAGGTTATTATTATAACCTCAGATTCTCAAAATAACATATTAGATTTTAGTGGGAATGCTAGTCTTACTCCACTTGGGTTAGATGAATGGCTTAAAGGGGAGAATGGTGGCTTCACCGAACTAAGAAAAAATCTTTACTACATTCCATTTAACTCTACAATGTTAGAAGAAGAGTTGGAAGTAAAGTTTGAGAGCTTTATGAATGTTTTAAAATCAGAATTTGATTACATATTCATTGACTCTACTCCAGTTTTAAATTTAGATAAAAAATTTATTGAGTTGGCTGATGAGGTAGTTATCCCAACATTCCTCGACAATGTAACGATTGGGTCTATTGCTACTCTTATGGAGCAGATAGAGCCAAAAAATAAAGTCAAAGCTATAATTCCTAATAGGGCTGGAAGAAATAAAATTGAGAAAGAATATTATGAAAATTTAAAAGATACTGTTTCTCAAAATATTTTACTAACTGTACCTATCAGACAAAGTACCTTTATTTCTAAAGCTATTGATGATGGAAAAACTATATGGGAATACAGAGCAAAAAAGGCTAGAACTCTCCAAAAATTATTTTTACAAATTCTGGAGGTGTTGTAA